One Streptomyces sp. R28 DNA window includes the following coding sequences:
- a CDS encoding SpoIIE family protein phosphatase: protein MADVVNEGAAERRARSLRVEGALKALAVEPDSPERLRRVLEQALVFGGASFAAVYTPSEDGELLCLIESVGVPRTLYGLRDGYALAGRSPVADAHRTGRSVWLAPAEIADSAASRRAPSRDFHLAVLPAHGDDGAGCLLAVSEGPGGFGTADRACLELVAEAVAFPALPAAAEGGELPAGAFNLAMDSGRVEVGDDILELFGLGPDDFDGKVETLLGLTVPEDLPSLMSVVEAGHMSIGDRELEFRVLQPTGPPKWLRLRGRLLPGGEGHPARLVGTVADTSTLRAEVTDVARVQRLAAALAVAGTVRDVSQAVVTALRKPLRADRIALAELENDRLVVIVLDPPEPESWPQLWRMEWRAEWPDAPVRAMPTLAAALREGRAQIWPAGTPLEPALADVGPGGLAVLPLPAGGRMAGVCLIGWDAPHDFGPDERALLTASAGLAGQALLRARAFDAEHELVGMLQRQLLPRRLPRLPGAEAVARYLPTTAGLEVGGDWYDVIPLPDNHVALVIGDVQGHSAAAATLMGQMRTALRAYAVEGHPPDVVVHHANRLLMDMETDLFATCCYVDVDLEEGSAWCVRAGHLPPVLRHPDGSTEIAEAEGGPPLGVLREADFPMSPLSLRPGTVVALTTDGLVESPDTDTDIDAGMDRFAHELALTDPAHLGLVADALLVGARRSDDIALLLMRYEGMAVRPLRESWTVWRVPQAVGHARRFTRRTLRSWGVPPQGRDAVLLVVSELVTNALVHTDGRVRLDLTFVNHRLRVAVADASPRTPVKPASISWEATGGRGILLVEAVSAAWGTVPVSGGKQVWSEIALGG, encoded by the coding sequence ATGGCTGACGTGGTCAATGAGGGCGCCGCGGAACGCAGGGCGAGGAGTCTGCGCGTCGAAGGCGCCCTGAAGGCGTTGGCCGTCGAGCCGGACTCGCCAGAGCGACTGCGCCGGGTCCTGGAGCAGGCCCTCGTCTTCGGCGGAGCCTCCTTCGCCGCCGTGTACACGCCGAGCGAGGACGGCGAGCTGCTGTGCCTGATCGAGTCCGTCGGCGTGCCCCGGACCCTGTACGGACTGCGCGACGGATACGCCCTGGCCGGACGGTCCCCGGTCGCCGACGCCCACCGCACCGGCCGCTCCGTGTGGCTCGCCCCGGCGGAGATCGCCGACTCCGCGGCGTCGCGACGGGCGCCGTCGCGGGACTTCCACCTGGCCGTCCTCCCCGCCCATGGCGACGACGGCGCCGGCTGTCTGCTGGCCGTGAGCGAGGGCCCGGGCGGCTTCGGCACCGCGGACCGCGCGTGCCTGGAGCTGGTCGCCGAGGCCGTCGCCTTTCCCGCCCTGCCCGCGGCCGCCGAGGGCGGCGAGCTGCCGGCAGGAGCCTTCAACCTCGCCATGGACAGCGGCCGCGTCGAGGTCGGTGACGACATCCTGGAGCTGTTCGGCCTCGGCCCGGACGACTTCGACGGCAAGGTCGAGACCCTGCTGGGCCTGACCGTCCCGGAGGACCTGCCGTCGCTGATGTCCGTCGTCGAGGCCGGCCACATGTCCATCGGCGACCGTGAGCTGGAGTTCCGGGTCCTGCAGCCCACCGGACCGCCCAAGTGGCTCAGGCTGCGCGGCCGACTCCTGCCCGGCGGCGAGGGCCACCCGGCCCGCCTCGTCGGCACCGTCGCCGACACCTCCACACTGCGCGCCGAGGTCACCGACGTGGCCCGCGTGCAGCGTCTCGCCGCCGCCCTCGCCGTCGCGGGCACCGTCCGCGACGTCAGCCAGGCCGTGGTCACCGCCCTGCGCAAGCCGCTGCGCGCCGACCGCATCGCGCTCGCCGAGCTGGAGAACGACCGTCTCGTCGTCATCGTCCTCGACCCGCCCGAACCCGAGTCCTGGCCGCAGCTGTGGCGCATGGAGTGGCGTGCCGAGTGGCCGGACGCGCCGGTACGGGCCATGCCCACCCTCGCCGCGGCCCTGCGCGAGGGCCGCGCCCAGATCTGGCCCGCCGGCACCCCGCTGGAGCCCGCCCTCGCCGATGTCGGGCCGGGCGGTCTCGCGGTCCTGCCCCTGCCCGCCGGGGGCCGCATGGCCGGCGTCTGCCTGATCGGCTGGGACGCCCCGCACGACTTCGGCCCCGACGAACGCGCCCTGCTCACCGCCTCCGCCGGCCTCGCCGGCCAGGCCCTGCTGCGCGCCCGCGCCTTCGACGCCGAACACGAACTCGTCGGCATGCTCCAGCGCCAGCTGCTGCCCCGCCGACTGCCCCGGCTGCCCGGCGCGGAGGCCGTCGCCCGCTATCTGCCCACCACGGCAGGACTGGAGGTCGGCGGCGACTGGTACGACGTGATCCCGCTGCCCGACAACCACGTGGCCCTCGTCATCGGCGACGTCCAGGGCCACAGCGCGGCCGCCGCCACCCTCATGGGCCAGATGCGCACCGCGCTGCGCGCCTACGCCGTCGAAGGGCACCCGCCGGACGTGGTGGTCCACCACGCCAACCGCCTCCTCATGGACATGGAGACCGACCTCTTCGCCACCTGCTGCTACGTGGACGTCGATCTGGAGGAGGGCTCCGCCTGGTGCGTGCGCGCCGGTCACCTCCCGCCGGTGCTGCGCCACCCGGACGGAAGCACGGAGATCGCCGAGGCGGAGGGCGGGCCCCCGCTCGGCGTGCTGCGGGAGGCCGACTTCCCGATGAGCCCGCTCAGCCTCCGGCCCGGCACCGTGGTCGCCCTCACCACCGACGGCCTCGTCGAGTCCCCCGACACCGACACCGACATCGACGCCGGGATGGACCGGTTCGCGCACGAACTCGCCCTCACCGACCCCGCGCACCTCGGCCTCGTCGCCGACGCCCTGCTCGTGGGCGCGCGCCGCAGCGACGACATCGCCCTGCTCCTCATGCGCTACGAGGGCATGGCCGTGCGCCCGCTGCGCGAGAGCTGGACGGTGTGGCGCGTCCCGCAGGCCGTCGGCCACGCCCGCCGCTTCACCCGGCGCACCCTGCGCTCCTGGGGCGTGCCGCCGCAGGGCAGGGACGCCGTTCTGCTCGTCGTCTCCGAGCTCGTCACCAACGCCCTCGTGCACACCGACGGCCGGGTCCGCCTCGACCTCACCTTCGTCAACCACCGGCTGCGGGTGGCGGTTGCCGACGCCTCACCCCGCACGCCGGTCAAACCGGCAAGCATCAGCTGGGAGGCCACCGGCGGCCGGGGCATCCTCCTGGTCGAGGCCGTGTCGGCGGCGTGGGGAACGGTGCCGGTCAGTGGCGGAAAACAGGTGTGGAGCGAGATCGCACTGGGCGGGTGA
- a CDS encoding glucose-1-phosphate thymidylyltransferase, translating to MKALVLSGGAGTRLRPITHTSAKQLVPVANKAVLFYGLESIAAAGVTDVGVIVGDTAAEIQDAVGDGSKFGLEITYIPQERPLGLAHAVLIARDYLGDDDFVMYLGDNFVVGGITDLVEQFRAHRPDAQILLTRVKDPRSFGVAELDDAGQVIGLEEKPEHPKSDLALVGVYLFTPVIHDAVRAITPSWRGELEITHALQHLIDARADVRCTVIEGYWKDTGNVTDMLEVNRTVLEGLARRIDGDVDEASETVGRVVVEEGARIVNSRIVGPAVVGTGTVVEDSYVGPFTSIAENCRITDSELEFSIVLRDSSIDGVGRIESSLIGRHVEVTPAPSVPSAHRLVLGDHSKVQIHT from the coding sequence ATGAAGGCTCTCGTGCTGTCCGGCGGCGCCGGTACGCGCTTGAGGCCGATCACACACACTTCGGCCAAACAGCTCGTGCCGGTGGCCAACAAGGCCGTGCTCTTCTACGGGCTGGAATCCATCGCCGCGGCCGGTGTCACCGACGTCGGCGTGATCGTCGGTGACACCGCCGCGGAGATCCAGGACGCGGTCGGTGACGGGTCCAAGTTCGGTCTGGAGATCACCTACATCCCTCAGGAACGCCCGCTGGGCCTGGCCCACGCCGTCCTGATCGCCCGCGACTACCTCGGCGACGACGACTTCGTGATGTACCTCGGCGACAACTTCGTCGTCGGCGGAATCACCGACCTCGTCGAGCAGTTCCGCGCCCACCGCCCCGACGCCCAGATCCTGCTCACCCGCGTGAAGGACCCGCGCTCCTTCGGCGTCGCCGAACTCGACGACGCGGGACAGGTGATCGGCCTGGAGGAGAAACCGGAGCACCCCAAGAGCGACCTCGCCCTGGTCGGCGTCTATCTGTTCACGCCGGTGATCCACGACGCGGTCCGCGCCATCACACCGTCCTGGCGCGGCGAGTTGGAGATCACCCACGCCCTCCAACACCTGATCGACGCCCGCGCCGACGTGCGCTGCACGGTCATCGAGGGCTACTGGAAGGACACCGGGAACGTCACCGACATGCTGGAGGTCAACCGGACCGTCCTGGAGGGCCTCGCGCGCCGCATCGACGGCGACGTCGACGAAGCGTCGGAGACCGTCGGACGGGTGGTCGTCGAGGAGGGGGCGCGCATCGTCAACTCGCGCATCGTCGGCCCCGCCGTCGTCGGCACCGGCACCGTCGTCGAGGACTCCTACGTCGGCCCCTTCACCTCCATCGCGGAGAACTGCCGTATCACCGACAGCGAGTTGGAGTTCTCCATCGTGCTGCGGGACTCCTCGATCGACGGGGTGGGCCGGATCGAGTCCTCGCTCATCGGACGGCACGTCGAGGTCACCCCCGCGCCCAGCGTCCCCAGCGCCCACCGCCTCGTCCTCGGAGACCACAGCAAGGTGCAGATCCACACATGA
- the rfbB gene encoding dTDP-glucose 4,6-dehydratase, whose amino-acid sequence MNLLVTGAAGFIGSAYVRTLLARDAPNAPGAPEAPRITVLDKLTYAGTLDNLELDHPRLEFVRGDIRDAELVDKLMAEADQVVHFAAESHVDRSITGAADFVLTNVLGTQTLLDAALRYGVAPFVHISTDEVYGSVETGSATEEDTLRPSSPYSASKASSDLLALAYHRTHGLDVRVTRCSNNYGPRQFPEKVVPLFITNLLDGEQVPLYGEGLNVRDWLHVDDHCHAVELVRTKGHPGAIYNIGGGTELSNRDLTALLLEACGADWDRVEHVADRKGHDLRYSVDWTKARTELGYRPRHDFASGLADTVAWYRDHRAWWEPLKRHVDEEHG is encoded by the coding sequence ATGAACCTTCTCGTCACCGGCGCCGCCGGCTTCATCGGCTCGGCCTACGTCCGCACGCTGCTCGCCCGCGACGCACCGAACGCACCCGGCGCACCCGAGGCACCACGCATCACGGTGCTGGACAAGCTCACCTACGCCGGCACCCTCGACAACCTCGAACTCGACCACCCCCGGCTGGAGTTCGTACGAGGCGACATCCGCGACGCCGAGCTGGTCGACAAGCTCATGGCCGAGGCCGACCAGGTGGTGCACTTCGCCGCCGAGTCCCATGTGGACCGCTCCATCACCGGCGCCGCCGACTTCGTCCTCACCAACGTGCTCGGCACCCAGACCCTGCTGGACGCGGCCCTGCGCTACGGCGTCGCCCCCTTCGTGCACATATCGACGGACGAGGTCTACGGCTCCGTGGAGACCGGTTCGGCCACGGAGGAGGACACCCTGCGGCCCAGCTCGCCGTACTCCGCCTCCAAGGCCTCCTCCGACCTGCTCGCCCTCGCCTACCACCGCACCCACGGCCTGGACGTCCGCGTCACCCGCTGCTCCAACAACTACGGCCCGCGCCAGTTCCCCGAGAAGGTCGTCCCGCTCTTCATCACCAACCTCCTCGACGGCGAGCAGGTCCCCCTCTACGGCGAGGGCCTCAACGTCCGCGACTGGCTGCACGTCGACGACCACTGCCACGCCGTCGAACTCGTCCGCACCAAGGGCCACCCCGGCGCCATCTACAACATCGGCGGCGGCACCGAGTTGAGCAACAGGGACCTCACCGCCCTGCTGCTGGAGGCATGCGGCGCCGACTGGGACCGGGTCGAGCACGTGGCGGACCGCAAGGGCCACGACCTGCGCTACTCCGTCGACTGGACCAAGGCCCGCACCGAACTCGGCTACCGCCCCCGCCACGACTTCGCGTCGGGCCTCGCCGACACCGTCGCCTGGTACCGCGACCACCGCGCCTGGTGGGAACCCCTCAAGCGCCACGTGGACGAGGAGCACGGATGA
- the rfbD gene encoding dTDP-4-dehydrorhamnose reductase → MRWLVTGAGGMLGHDMVEELRARGEPVTGLDHGALDVTSPDAVDRALAAYHPDVVVNCAAYTAVDDAEKDERRALRVNGDGPGLLAHTCTTYEARLIHVSTDYVFAGDARTPYAENHPTDPRTAYGRTKLAGERAVLDELPAASAIVRTAWLYGVHGRSFVRTMIELEASRDTVDVVDDQRGQPTWSADVAALIADLGPRVGRDTSGIVHATDSGEATWYDLAREVFRLLGADPDRVRPVTSEAFPRPAPRPAYSVLAQSRRQRLGLARARDWRTALHEALPRIRKETLRETP, encoded by the coding sequence ATGAGGTGGCTGGTCACCGGCGCGGGCGGCATGCTCGGCCACGACATGGTCGAGGAACTCCGCGCGCGCGGTGAGCCGGTGACCGGCCTCGACCACGGCGCCCTCGACGTCACCAGCCCCGACGCCGTCGACCGCGCCCTCGCCGCGTACCACCCCGACGTGGTCGTCAACTGTGCCGCGTACACGGCCGTCGACGACGCCGAGAAGGACGAGAGACGAGCCCTGCGCGTCAACGGCGACGGCCCGGGCCTGCTGGCCCACACCTGCACCACCTACGAGGCCCGCCTGATCCACGTCTCCACCGACTACGTCTTCGCCGGCGACGCGCGGACCCCCTACGCGGAGAACCATCCCACCGACCCGCGCACGGCCTACGGCCGCACCAAACTCGCCGGCGAGCGGGCCGTACTGGACGAACTCCCGGCGGCGAGCGCCATCGTGCGCACCGCCTGGCTGTACGGCGTCCACGGCCGCAGTTTCGTCCGCACGATGATCGAGCTGGAGGCGAGCCGGGACACCGTCGACGTCGTCGACGACCAGCGCGGCCAGCCCACCTGGAGCGCCGACGTCGCCGCGCTCATCGCCGACCTCGGCCCGCGCGTCGGCCGTGACACGAGCGGCATCGTCCACGCCACCGACTCCGGCGAGGCCACCTGGTACGACCTGGCCCGCGAGGTGTTCCGGCTCCTCGGCGCCGATCCCGACCGGGTGCGCCCCGTCACCAGCGAGGCCTTCCCCCGGCCGGCGCCCCGTCCCGCGTACAGCGTCCTCGCGCAGAGCCGTCGGCAGCGGCTCGGCCTCGCCCGAGCGCGCGACTGGCGCACCGCTCTGCACGAGGCACTGCCCCGGATCCGCAAGGAGACCCTCCGTGAAACGCCATGA
- a CDS encoding class I SAM-dependent methyltransferase has protein sequence MKRHEFLRELHKVSGNRNYLEIGVNDGRSLRLSRVPTIAVDPAFKVVTEIRCDVHLVKATSDDFFARDNPLVHLKGGRHPLRNLRRGRSPLGYWRGTVLDLSFIDGMHLFEYALRDFMNIERHSDWTSVIVFDDMLPRNVDEAARDRHTGAWTGDVYKIAEILGRCRPDLVTVLVDTRPTGQLVVLGADPGNRVLRERYDEIVAEYDVPDPQKVPETILDRAGAVAPEVLLGAGFWRPLGRARAWGVGRARGWEPLRKAVEGALGSRP, from the coding sequence GTGAAACGCCATGAGTTCCTCCGGGAACTGCACAAGGTCAGCGGAAACCGCAACTACCTGGAGATCGGCGTCAACGACGGCCGCAGCCTCAGACTCTCCCGCGTCCCCACCATCGCCGTCGATCCCGCCTTCAAGGTCGTCACGGAGATCCGGTGCGACGTCCACCTGGTCAAGGCCACCAGTGACGACTTCTTCGCCCGCGACAACCCGCTCGTCCACCTCAAGGGCGGCCGTCATCCCCTGCGCAACCTGCGCCGGGGCCGCAGTCCGCTCGGGTACTGGCGGGGAACCGTCCTCGACCTGTCGTTCATCGACGGCATGCACCTGTTCGAGTACGCGCTGCGGGACTTCATGAACATCGAGCGGCACTCCGACTGGACCAGCGTGATCGTCTTCGACGACATGCTGCCGCGCAACGTCGACGAGGCGGCCCGCGACCGGCACACCGGTGCCTGGACCGGGGACGTCTACAAGATCGCCGAGATCCTCGGGCGCTGTCGCCCCGACCTGGTGACCGTTCTCGTCGACACCCGGCCGACCGGGCAGCTCGTCGTCCTCGGCGCCGATCCCGGCAATCGGGTGCTGCGTGAGCGGTACGACGAGATCGTCGCCGAGTACGACGTTCCCGATCCGCAGAAGGTCCCCGAGACGATCCTGGACCGGGCGGGGGCGGTGGCGCCCGAGGTGCTGCTCGGGGCGGGTTTCTGGCGGCCGCTCGGGCGGGCTCGGGCGTGGGGTGTGGGGCGGGCTCGGGGCTGGGAGCCGTTGAGGAAGGCGGTTGAAGGAGCGCTCGGCAGCCGTCCGTAG
- the rfbC gene encoding dTDP-4-dehydrorhamnose 3,5-epimerase, which produces MRPLGIEGAWALEPKVFPDDRGSFHEWYRGGEFHEATGYDLSLAQANCSVSRWGVLRGVHFSDVPPGQAKYVTCLRGAVLDVVVDLRVGSPTFGRWEALRLDDDSRHALFLAEGLGHAFMALTDEATVIYLCSTGYTPEREHGVHPLDPELGIAWPENIPPVLSPKDAQAPSLAEARETGLLPSYEICAAQHEPLRKGQFGGS; this is translated from the coding sequence ATGCGACCGCTCGGCATCGAAGGCGCGTGGGCACTGGAGCCCAAGGTCTTCCCGGACGACCGGGGCAGTTTCCACGAGTGGTACCGGGGTGGGGAGTTCCACGAGGCCACCGGCTACGACCTGTCCCTGGCACAGGCGAACTGCTCGGTCTCCCGCTGGGGCGTACTGCGCGGCGTGCACTTCTCGGACGTGCCGCCCGGCCAGGCCAAGTACGTGACGTGTCTACGCGGCGCCGTCCTGGACGTGGTGGTCGACCTCCGCGTCGGCTCCCCCACCTTCGGGCGCTGGGAGGCACTGCGCCTCGACGACGACAGCCGACACGCGCTGTTCCTCGCGGAGGGCCTCGGGCATGCCTTCATGGCGCTCACCGACGAGGCCACCGTGATCTACCTGTGCTCGACGGGCTACACCCCGGAGCGCGAACACGGGGTGCACCCGCTCGACCCCGAACTGGGCATCGCCTGGCCCGAGAACATCCCACCGGTCCTGTCCCCCAAGGACGCACAGGCGCCGTCGCTGGCCGAGGCGCGGGAGACGGGGCTGCTCCCGTCGTACGAGATCTGCGCTGCCCAGCACGAGCCACTGCGCAAGGGACAGTTCGGCGGCAGCTGA
- a CDS encoding glycosyltransferase, producing the protein MPVKVSVVVPVYNPGVYVEDCIASLLRQSLPPDAYEVIFVDDGSTDGTPARLDALAATDPRVTVVHQANSGWSGKPRNVGIAAARGEYVMFMDNDDHLGDEALERMYDYGVANGADVVVGKMAGKGRAVPVELFRRNHPRATVADAPLIDSLTPHKMFRRAFLDDIGLRFPEGRRRLEDHVFVTEAYLRASNVSVLSDYVCYYHVRRDDASNAGFQRFDPGGYFKNLREALDVVERYTEPGPLRDRLFRRWLRVEMVERLRGKRFLAMPADYRRELFGEIHQVVVERFGPAVAAGLQPTQQVVAELIAADRYDDVEALAEWEARIALTAAPERVAWEDGTLRVGFSAEFAAAGEPMTFPAVPAARTPLVGPPGDLAAAIARVGEDTVARFGEATADLLLRERSSAAQYFQPLEFTREEMPADDDGRVRLVLHATAAVDPVTLTRDGLWDAFARVRLGGWTKECRLGPAPREDRPAPHAGIVGGHVVLPYWTAPHANLALDVDRATHRVGLGALTPNDVTASGARVHALLPLHVPRDGTDAALRLTSSGTAHDVPATLSPQGSGALLEALLPLGDLRGTTWRTALGAPGPRFLPLPFALRAGAGGVRVVRAPRPSALRRLVRRARRRLGTALGRMAARRRARARRR; encoded by the coding sequence ATGCCGGTCAAGGTCAGCGTGGTCGTCCCGGTGTACAACCCCGGGGTCTATGTCGAGGACTGCATCGCGTCGCTGCTCAGGCAGTCGCTGCCCCCGGACGCGTACGAAGTGATCTTCGTCGACGACGGTTCCACCGACGGCACACCCGCCCGGCTCGACGCGCTCGCCGCCACGGATCCCCGGGTGACCGTCGTTCACCAGGCGAACTCCGGCTGGTCGGGCAAGCCCCGCAATGTCGGGATCGCCGCCGCGCGCGGTGAGTACGTGATGTTCATGGACAACGACGACCACCTCGGCGACGAGGCCCTGGAGCGGATGTACGACTACGGCGTGGCCAACGGCGCCGATGTCGTGGTCGGCAAGATGGCCGGCAAGGGCCGCGCGGTGCCGGTGGAGCTGTTCCGCCGCAACCACCCGCGCGCCACCGTCGCCGACGCGCCGCTGATCGACAGCCTCACCCCGCACAAGATGTTCCGCCGCGCCTTCCTCGACGACATCGGCCTGCGCTTCCCCGAGGGCAGGCGGCGCCTCGAGGACCACGTCTTCGTCACCGAGGCGTACCTGCGCGCGAGCAACGTCTCGGTGCTCAGCGACTACGTCTGCTACTACCACGTCCGCCGGGACGACGCCTCGAACGCCGGCTTCCAGCGCTTCGACCCCGGCGGGTACTTCAAGAACCTCCGGGAGGCCCTGGACGTAGTCGAGCGGTACACCGAGCCGGGCCCACTGCGCGACCGGCTGTTTCGCCGCTGGCTGCGGGTGGAGATGGTCGAGCGGCTGCGCGGGAAGCGTTTCCTCGCCATGCCGGCGGACTATCGCCGGGAGCTGTTCGGGGAGATCCACCAGGTCGTCGTGGAGCGGTTCGGGCCCGCTGTCGCGGCGGGGCTGCAGCCGACGCAGCAGGTCGTCGCCGAGCTGATCGCGGCGGATCGGTACGACGACGTGGAGGCCCTCGCCGAGTGGGAGGCCCGCATCGCGCTCACGGCCGCCCCCGAGCGCGTGGCGTGGGAGGACGGCACGCTGCGGGTCGGCTTCTCGGCCGAGTTCGCGGCCGCAGGTGAGCCGATGACCTTCCCCGCCGTCCCGGCAGCCCGTACGCCACTGGTCGGCCCGCCCGGGGACCTCGCCGCGGCCATCGCCCGGGTGGGCGAGGACACCGTCGCCCGGTTCGGTGAGGCCACCGCTGACCTGCTGCTGCGCGAGCGCTCCAGCGCCGCCCAGTACTTCCAGCCGCTGGAGTTCACCCGGGAGGAGATGCCGGCCGACGACGACGGCCGGGTCCGTCTGGTCCTGCACGCCACCGCAGCCGTCGATCCCGTCACCCTCACACGCGACGGCCTGTGGGACGCGTTCGCCCGCGTCAGGCTGGGCGGCTGGACCAAGGAGTGCCGTCTCGGCCCCGCCCCGCGCGAGGACCGCCCCGCCCCGCACGCCGGCATCGTCGGCGGACACGTGGTCCTGCCGTACTGGACCGCACCGCACGCGAACCTCGCCCTGGACGTGGACCGCGCGACCCACCGGGTCGGCCTCGGCGCCCTCACTCCGAACGACGTCACGGCCTCGGGCGCCCGCGTGCACGCGCTGCTCCCCCTGCACGTCCCCCGCGACGGCACGGACGCCGCACTCCGCCTCACCTCGTCAGGCACCGCCCATGACGTGCCCGCAACCCTGTCCCCGCAAGGGTCCGGGGCCCTGCTGGAGGCCCTCCTACCGCTGGGCGACCTGCGGGGAACGACCTGGCGGACGGCGCTCGGCGCACCTGGCCCGCGCTTCCTCCCGCTGCCGTTCGCCCTGCGGGCCGGTGCCGGCGGAGTGCGCGTGGTACGGGCTCCCCGCCCCAGTGCCCTACGACGGCTGGTCCGCAGGGCACGGCGCAGGCTCGGTACGGCCCTGGGACGGATGGCGGCCCGACGGCGGGCCCGGGCCCGCAGGAGGTGA
- a CDS encoding metallophosphoesterase — MRLLLMSGTHLPKRAKALPDPLLAELPRADVVFHAGDWVDAATLDLLESRCARLVGVHGNNDGPDLRARLPEVAYVELGALRFGVVHETGPAQGRETRCAARFPDLDVLVFGHSHIPWDTTAPTGLRLLNPGSPTDRRRRPHCTYMTATVAEGRLTDVELHRLPPR; from the coding sequence GTGCGCCTCCTGCTGATGTCCGGCACCCACCTGCCCAAGCGCGCCAAGGCACTGCCTGATCCGCTGCTCGCCGAACTCCCGCGCGCCGACGTCGTGTTCCACGCCGGCGACTGGGTCGACGCGGCCACGCTCGACCTGCTGGAGAGCCGCTGCGCCCGGCTCGTCGGGGTCCACGGCAACAACGACGGACCGGACCTGCGCGCCCGGCTACCGGAGGTGGCGTACGTCGAGCTGGGCGCTCTGCGCTTCGGCGTGGTCCACGAGACCGGGCCCGCGCAGGGCCGCGAGACGCGCTGCGCCGCCCGTTTCCCCGACCTCGACGTACTGGTCTTCGGACACAGCCACATCCCCTGGGACACCACCGCCCCGACCGGCCTGCGCCTGCTCAACCCCGGCTCCCCGACCGACCGCCGTCGCCGGCCGCACTGCACCTACATGACCGCCACCGTGGCCGAGGGCCGCCTCACGGACGTGGAACTGCACCGGCTGCCTCCGCGCTGA
- a CDS encoding SRPBCC family protein, translating to MELHHEFTVPVPVDEAWRALLDIERVAPCMPGASVEEYDGRTVTGAVKVKVGPITVTYKGTAVFEEQDESAHHMVLSASGRETRGQGTARATMSGTLSERDGGTAVSVDTDLTVTGRPAQFGRGVMAEVGDRLVGQFAASLSQRLAEPAGGAAVAEEQLEQPLDLLRAAGVPVAKRAGMAVATAGVVFGAVLGVARILRWRRAHRR from the coding sequence ATGGAGCTGCACCACGAGTTCACCGTCCCCGTCCCGGTCGACGAGGCCTGGCGCGCGCTGCTCGACATCGAGCGCGTCGCGCCGTGCATGCCCGGGGCGAGCGTCGAGGAGTACGACGGCAGGACCGTGACCGGCGCGGTGAAGGTCAAGGTGGGCCCGATCACCGTGACGTACAAGGGCACCGCGGTCTTCGAGGAGCAGGACGAGTCGGCGCACCACATGGTGCTGAGCGCGAGTGGCCGGGAGACGCGGGGGCAGGGCACCGCACGGGCCACGATGTCCGGCACGCTCAGCGAGCGCGACGGCGGTACGGCCGTGTCGGTGGACACCGATCTGACCGTGACCGGGCGGCCGGCGCAGTTCGGGCGTGGGGTCATGGCCGAGGTGGGTGACCGGCTGGTCGGGCAGTTCGCCGCGTCCCTGTCGCAGCGACTGGCCGAGCCCGCGGGGGGTGCGGCGGTGGCCGAGGAGCAGCTGGAGCAGCCGCTCGATCTGCTCCGCGCGGCCGGGGTGCCGGTGGCGAAGCGGGCCGGGATGGCGGTGGCGACGGCCGGCGTGGTGTTCGGGGCGGTGCTCGGGGTGGCGCGCATCCTGCGGTGGCGGCGGGCCCACCGCAGGTGA